A region from the Ciconia boyciana chromosome 1, ASM3463844v1, whole genome shotgun sequence genome encodes:
- the TPBGL gene encoding trophoblast glycoprotein-like, translating into MARRQARAAGSGRWLPWLGLALLPLAVPPAAAAPGGCPSACYCVATPELVQCRYERLEEPPRELPVSVHNLSIVGSNLSVLHRAAFAARPLPDLRLLRLHHDNIQTIEDMALQGLPALRTLDLSHNPLLSVAAGAFAGVPLLRTLQLNQALLAAPLEEQLALALHNLSLRRLELAGNALRALPATLLPTGLEELDLHNNSLQRLTATELRSLDAPGLQGLRLTLGANPLSCDCALRPFLAWLRATTARVPDARSLRCTGPPPLRGATLLRLRPEGLACSATEGGEPGRLETASYVFFGIVLALIGIVFLMVLYLNRRGIKRWLHNLREACRDQMEGYHYRYEQDADPRRTSTIGTPGL; encoded by the coding sequence ATGGCCCGCAGGCAggcgcgggcagcgggcagcgggcgctggctgccctggctggggcTCGCCTTGCTGCCGCTGGCcgtgccccccgccgccgccgcccccgggggctgcccgtCCGCCTGCTACTGCGTGGCCACCCCGGAGCTGGTGCAGTGCCGGTACGAGAGGCTGGAGGAACCGCCGAGGGAGCTGCCGGTCAGCGTGCACAACCTCAGCATCGTCGGCAGCAACCTGAGCGTGCTGCACCGCGCTGCCTTCGCTGCCCGCCCGCTGCCGGACCTCCGCCTGCTCCGCTTGCACCACGATAACATCCAAACCATCGAGGACATGGCTCTGCAGGGGTTGCCCGCCCTACGCACCCTCGACCTGAGCCACAACCCGCTGCTCTCGGTGGCCGCCGGTGCTTTCGCCGGCGTGCCGCTGCTGCGTACGTTGCAGCTGAACCAGGCGCTGCTGGCTGCCCCGTTGGAAGAGCAGCTCGCCTTGGCCCTCCACAACCTCAGCTTGAGGCGCTTGGAGCTGGCGGGCAACGCGTTGCGGGCGCTGCCGGCCACCCTGCTGCCCACCGGCCTAGAGGAGCTGGACCTGCATAACAACTCGCTGCAGCGGCTGACGGCCACCGAGCTGCGGAGCCTGGATGCGCCGGGGTTGCAGGGGCTGCGGCTCACGTTGGGGGCCAACCCGTTGAGTTGCGACTGCGCCCTGCGCCCGTTCCTCGCCTGGCTGCGTGCCACCACCGCCCGCGTGCCCGATGCCCGCAGCCTGCGCTGCACCGGCCCACCGCCGCTACGCGGGGCCACCCTGCTGCGCCTGCGGCCCGAGGGGCTGGCGTGCTCGGCCACCGAGGGTGGTGAGCCCGGTCGGCTGGAGACAGCCTCTTACGTCTTCTTCGGCATCGTGTTGGCCCTCATCGGCATCGTCTTCCTCATGGTGCTCTACCTGAACCGCCGCGGCATCAAGCGTTGGCTGCACAACCTGCGCGAGGCTTGCCGCGACCAGATGGAGGGCTACCACTACCGCTACGAGCAGGATGCCGATCCCCGCCGTACCAGCACCATCGGCACCCCTGGCCTCTGA